DNA from Coriobacteriaceae bacterium:
ACCGAGAGCGCCGCAAACGAGATGCCCACGGCCAGCGCGTCAATCGAGGTGGCGATGGCGAGGATCAGGTACTCGCCTAGGTCAATCTTTTCGGCATCCTTGCCGTCGCCTTCATCCTCGTCCTCGGTAAAGGCCTCCCACAACATTTTGCCGCCGATAAAGGCCAATAGGATAAAGGCGATCCAATGGTCGATGGGTCCGATGATGCCCATGAATTGACTGCCGAGCGCCCATCCGATTACGGGCATGCCGGCCTGAAAGCCGCCAAAGAACAGACCGAGCACCACGGCGACTTTAAGGTTGATTTTCTTCATGCCAAGGCCCTTGCAGATGGAAACGGCAAAGGCGTCCATCGAAAGGCCAACGGCGAGCAACACGAGCTCTGCGAGTCCCATAGTCTGGCTCCCTCTCTGCGGGCGGGCCCGCGTGTACCTCTTGGGGGAGTAACAAAAAAGACCCGTGGCGTACGCGTTGCGCGCACAGCCACGAGTCTCGTTCATTAAGGCAAGCCAGGCCGCATCGGCCAGTGTGTTGACTTACCGCGCCACCGGAGGCGAACCCGATCACGCGACTACTCCCTCATTTATG
Protein-coding regions in this window:
- a CDS encoding manganese efflux pump MntP family protein, translating into MGLAELVLLAVGLSMDAFAVSICKGLGMKKINLKVAVVLGLFFGGFQAGMPVIGWALGSQFMGIIGPIDHWIAFILLAFIGGKMLWEAFTEDEDEGDGKDAEKIDLGEYLILAIATSIDALAVGISFAALSVDIVPAVSLIGITTFVFSVAGVAIGHTFGARYEKPATIVGGVVLILIGLKILLEHLGILAL